A part of Solibacillus sp. FSL H8-0538 genomic DNA contains:
- a CDS encoding ABC transporter ATP-binding protein, whose amino-acid sequence MEFVIEMLNIRKEFGGFVANNNITLQLKKGEIHALLGENGAGKSTLMNVLFGLYQPEAGEIKVRGESVKITDPNVANNLGIGMVHQHFMLVENFSVTENIILGSEPTKGGIVNVKDAAKDIAALSKKYNLDVDPYAKIEDISVGMQQRVEILKTLYRGAEILIFDEPTASLTPQEIIELMAIMKLLIKEGKSIIIITHKLKEIMEVSDRVTIIRKGEGIGTVVTAETNPNQLAELMVGRQVDFKTEKTEANPTEEVLSIENLVVTDYRAIEKVKGLNLNVRRGEIVGIAGIDGNGQSELIEAITGLRKVKSGTVKLNGQDITGMKPRKITEAGIGHIPQDRHKHGLVLDFPIGHNIALQTYYQAPISRNGVMNYKKISEKARQVIEEFDVRTGQGEMTPARALSGGNQQKAIIGREVDRNPDLLIAALPTRGLDVGAIEFIHSRLIEQRDNGKAVLLISFELDEVMNVSDRIAVIYDGIIVDTVYPKETSEQELGLLMAGESRNAQSQKEGNE is encoded by the coding sequence TTGGAATTCGTGATTGAAATGCTTAATATCCGTAAAGAGTTTGGCGGGTTTGTAGCAAATAACAACATCACCCTCCAACTAAAAAAAGGCGAAATTCATGCACTACTTGGTGAAAATGGTGCAGGTAAATCGACTTTAATGAACGTGCTTTTTGGACTTTATCAGCCAGAAGCTGGGGAAATCAAAGTACGCGGAGAATCAGTAAAGATTACTGATCCGAACGTAGCAAATAATCTAGGAATCGGAATGGTTCATCAACATTTTATGTTAGTTGAAAACTTTTCGGTAACTGAAAATATTATTCTAGGAAGTGAGCCAACTAAGGGTGGCATAGTAAACGTAAAAGACGCAGCAAAAGATATAGCGGCACTTTCTAAAAAATATAACTTAGACGTAGATCCATATGCAAAAATTGAAGATATTTCAGTCGGGATGCAGCAGCGTGTTGAAATATTAAAAACATTGTACCGTGGTGCAGAAATTTTAATATTCGATGAGCCAACTGCGTCACTAACACCGCAGGAAATTATCGAATTAATGGCGATTATGAAGCTATTAATTAAAGAAGGTAAATCGATTATTATCATTACGCACAAGCTGAAAGAAATTATGGAAGTATCAGACCGCGTAACGATTATCCGTAAAGGGGAAGGGATTGGTACGGTTGTTACAGCTGAAACAAACCCGAACCAATTAGCTGAACTGATGGTTGGTCGCCAAGTTGATTTTAAAACGGAAAAAACCGAAGCGAACCCAACAGAAGAAGTACTGTCAATTGAAAATTTAGTCGTAACTGATTATCGTGCGATCGAAAAAGTAAAAGGCTTAAACTTAAACGTACGCCGTGGTGAAATTGTTGGGATTGCGGGGATTGACGGCAATGGTCAATCGGAGCTAATTGAAGCAATTACAGGTTTACGTAAAGTGAAGAGTGGTACGGTTAAATTAAATGGACAAGATATTACAGGCATGAAGCCGCGTAAAATTACGGAAGCTGGCATTGGACATATTCCTCAAGACCGTCATAAGCACGGTTTAGTACTAGACTTCCCAATTGGTCATAACATTGCACTACAAACCTACTATCAAGCACCGATTTCTAGAAATGGTGTGATGAACTATAAAAAAATCTCTGAAAAAGCACGTCAAGTGATTGAAGAATTCGATGTTCGTACAGGCCAAGGTGAAATGACACCGGCGCGTGCGTTATCTGGTGGTAATCAGCAAAAAGCAATTATTGGACGAGAAGTAGACCGTAACCCGGATTTACTAATCGCAGCTTTACCAACACGTGGTTTAGACGTTGGGGCGATTGAATTCATTCACTCACGTTTAATTGAACAACGTGACAATGGAAAAGCAGTACTATTAATTTCATTCGAATTAGATGAAGTGATGAATGTTTCAGACCGAATTGCTGTAATTTATGACGGCATCATTGTTGATACAGTGTATCCGAAAGAAACAAGCGAGCAAGAATTAGGCTTATTAATGGCGGGGGAAAGTCGCAATGCCCAGAGCCAGAAGGAGGGGAACGAATAG
- a CDS encoding ABC transporter permease, producing MSNRVVNILVPVVSIIIGLLVGAVVMIVSGYDPVNGYIALWNGIFGDSYSIGNTIRQITPYILSGLAVSFAFRTGLFNIGVEGQLLMGWLAAAYVGYAFELPRVIHLPLALLAAAAAGAFWAFIVGFLKAKLKVHEVIASIMLNYTALYITNAIIKNVSDGGFKTPTILESATLRMPWLREITDNSSLHLGIIVALLMVLLMWFILEKTTRGYELKAVGFNQHAAEYAGMNVNKNIILAMTISGVFAGLAGAMEALGTFQNASIKAGFSGIGFDGIAVALLGANTPLGVIFGASLFGSLKYGALNMPNAAGIPEEIVSIIIALIIFFVASGYVIRLALEKFRKNKEGK from the coding sequence ATGTCAAATCGTGTTGTGAATATACTCGTTCCTGTTGTTTCGATTATTATCGGTCTTCTAGTTGGGGCTGTTGTAATGATTGTCAGTGGATATGATCCTGTAAATGGATATATCGCACTGTGGAATGGTATTTTTGGAGATTCATATTCAATTGGTAATACAATTCGCCAAATTACACCGTATATTTTATCAGGTCTAGCGGTTTCCTTTGCATTCCGTACAGGACTATTTAATATCGGTGTTGAAGGCCAGCTACTAATGGGCTGGTTAGCTGCAGCCTACGTAGGATACGCATTTGAGCTACCACGCGTTATCCACTTACCGCTAGCGTTACTTGCGGCTGCTGCTGCTGGTGCTTTTTGGGCATTTATCGTCGGCTTCTTAAAGGCGAAGTTAAAAGTACATGAAGTTATTGCATCAATTATGTTAAACTACACGGCGCTATATATTACCAATGCAATTATTAAAAATGTATCTGACGGTGGCTTCAAAACGCCAACGATTTTAGAATCTGCCACATTACGTATGCCATGGCTACGCGAAATTACAGATAATTCTAGTCTTCACTTAGGGATTATCGTGGCACTATTAATGGTACTCTTAATGTGGTTCATATTAGAAAAAACAACGCGTGGTTATGAGTTAAAGGCAGTAGGATTTAACCAACATGCAGCTGAATATGCAGGGATGAATGTCAATAAAAACATTATTTTAGCTATGACAATCTCAGGTGTTTTCGCTGGTTTAGCAGGTGCGATGGAAGCGTTAGGTACATTCCAAAATGCCTCCATTAAGGCTGGTTTCTCAGGTATCGGATTTGACGGGATCGCAGTTGCCTTACTAGGTGCCAACACACCATTAGGGGTAATTTTTGGCGCGTCTCTATTCGGTTCATTAAAATACGGCGCTCTAAACATGCCAAATGCTGCTGGTATTCCAGAGGAGATTGTATCAATTATTATTGCATTAATTATTTTCTTCGTAGCATCAGGTTACGTAATTCGATTAGCGTTAGAAAAATTTAGAAAGAATAAGGAGGGCAAATAA
- a CDS encoding FtsK/SpoIIIE family DNA translocase translates to MHPLAYEIVGLVFIAFAVIEFFEYGIVGRITHSIAIFLFGNLHIVVPFLCLLIASMLMVRRRGIAFNSRIVCGVLFVVSSLAIFSHSMLFQQLYEAGALISNSVLRETWRLLISTEGIANRSSALGGGMVGALLFSLLHILFDSAGTKVAAAVLFAIGFILITGKAFVPLIIEKAPKLKAKIVKKKSPKPAKTTERNTRTKRTRSEHSEEAADEEPVVILTPQASMDEPVISDFMINVRNNEQEVLENTPEVENIVDIHEVEQLVPTMENESYQLPSVTLLKLPPEHDQSGEYSVIQANAKKLEQTFSSFGVKAKVTQVHLGPAVTKYEVMPDVGVKVSKIVSLQDDLALALAAKDIRMEAPIPGKSAVGIEVPNSEVAIVTLREVLEAKENNKPDAKLLMSFGRDITGQAILAELNKMPHLLVAGSTGSGKSVCINGIIISILMRAAPHEVKMMMIDPKMVELSVYNGIPHLLAPVVTDPRKAAQALQKVVSEMERRYDLFSHTGTRNIEGYNEHVQQSNESNEEKHPKLPYIVVIVDELADLMMVASSEVEDAITRLAQMARAAGIHLIIATQRPSVDVITGIIKANIPSRIAFAVSSAVDSRTILDMGGAERLLGRGDMLFLPAGASKPTRVQGAFVSDSEVECVILNVIEQQKAQYEEAMIPSDEPVPDFSEETDDLYDNAVQLVVEMQTASVSLLQRRFRIGYSRAARIVDQMEQRGVVGPPEGSKPRQVLLNKANIVNQ, encoded by the coding sequence ATGCATCCTCTTGCCTATGAAATTGTCGGCCTCGTCTTTATTGCATTTGCTGTCATTGAATTTTTTGAGTACGGTATTGTAGGTAGAATTACGCATTCAATAGCAATATTTTTATTCGGAAATTTGCATATTGTTGTGCCATTTTTATGTTTGCTTATCGCATCAATGCTTATGGTGCGCCGCCGTGGCATTGCTTTTAATAGTCGTATCGTTTGCGGTGTCTTATTTGTTGTCAGCAGCTTAGCAATTTTTAGTCATAGCATGCTGTTTCAGCAATTATATGAGGCCGGTGCGCTCATTTCAAATTCAGTCCTACGCGAGACGTGGCGACTGCTTATTAGTACAGAAGGTATTGCGAATCGCAGCAGTGCATTAGGTGGCGGGATGGTTGGCGCGCTATTATTCAGCTTGTTACATATTTTATTTGATTCAGCTGGAACAAAAGTAGCAGCAGCAGTGCTATTTGCCATCGGGTTTATTTTAATTACAGGTAAAGCCTTTGTACCGCTTATTATTGAAAAGGCACCGAAATTAAAGGCAAAAATAGTGAAGAAGAAATCACCAAAACCTGCTAAAACGACGGAACGCAATACACGTACTAAGCGTACAAGAAGTGAGCACAGTGAAGAAGCCGCAGACGAGGAGCCTGTAGTAATCCTAACCCCTCAAGCAAGTATGGATGAGCCAGTAATTTCGGATTTTATGATAAATGTTAGAAATAATGAACAAGAAGTGCTTGAGAACACGCCAGAAGTAGAAAATATTGTTGATATACATGAGGTAGAGCAATTAGTTCCAACAATGGAAAACGAATCATATCAATTGCCATCTGTCACATTATTAAAGCTTCCGCCTGAGCATGATCAAAGTGGTGAGTACAGTGTCATACAAGCAAATGCTAAAAAACTGGAGCAAACGTTCTCAAGCTTTGGTGTAAAAGCAAAGGTGACGCAGGTGCATTTAGGTCCTGCTGTCACTAAATATGAGGTTATGCCTGATGTAGGCGTGAAAGTAAGTAAAATCGTGAGCCTTCAGGATGATTTGGCATTAGCACTTGCCGCGAAGGACATACGAATGGAGGCACCGATTCCAGGTAAATCAGCGGTGGGCATTGAGGTGCCAAATAGTGAAGTAGCGATTGTGACATTACGTGAAGTATTAGAGGCGAAGGAAAATAACAAGCCCGATGCCAAACTACTTATGAGCTTTGGACGTGACATTACCGGCCAAGCGATTTTAGCAGAGCTAAATAAAATGCCACATTTACTCGTCGCGGGTTCTACCGGTAGCGGAAAAAGTGTATGTATCAATGGGATTATTATTTCCATTCTCATGCGTGCTGCTCCACACGAAGTCAAAATGATGATGATTGACCCTAAAATGGTCGAGCTAAGTGTTTATAATGGTATTCCGCATTTACTGGCACCTGTTGTGACAGATCCGCGTAAGGCGGCTCAGGCACTACAAAAAGTTGTGTCAGAAATGGAACGTCGCTATGATTTATTTTCACATACAGGAACAAGAAATATTGAGGGATATAATGAGCATGTTCAGCAGTCCAATGAAAGCAACGAAGAAAAGCATCCAAAACTGCCGTATATTGTGGTCATTGTAGACGAGTTAGCCGATTTAATGATGGTTGCCTCAAGTGAGGTAGAAGATGCCATCACAAGGTTGGCTCAAATGGCTCGTGCAGCAGGTATACATTTAATTATTGCGACGCAAAGACCGTCTGTGGATGTCATTACTGGTATCATTAAGGCAAATATTCCATCTCGAATTGCATTTGCGGTATCTTCAGCAGTGGATTCACGTACGATTTTAGATATGGGAGGGGCGGAAAGACTGCTCGGTCGGGGGGATATGTTGTTCCTACCAGCAGGGGCATCCAAGCCAACAAGAGTGCAAGGAGCGTTCGTTTCGGACTCAGAAGTGGAATGTGTTATACTTAATGTTATAGAACAGCAAAAGGCACAGTATGAAGAAGCGATGATTCCATCAGATGAGCCGGTGCCTGATTTTTCAGAAGAAACGGATGATTTGTACGATAATGCTGTACAGCTTGTAGTAGAAATGCAAACAGCATCTGTATCACTACTCCAACGTAGGTTCCGCATAGGTTATTCAAGGGCTGCACGCATTGTCGATCAAATGGAACAGCGTGGAGTTGTCGGACCTCCTGAAGGAAGTAAGCCAAGACAGGTTTTATTAAATAAGGCTAATATTGTAAATCAATAA
- a CDS encoding ABC transporter permease, with amino-acid sequence MGFLEMLYFIVPSAILYATPLIFTGIGGVFSERSGVVNIGLEGLMVVGAFVGIYVNLEYYDQFGSSVIWIAILAALVMGAIFSLLLAVAAVSFRADQTVTGVAINMLGAAVTVFLVKLIYDKGQTDMIQAPIRRFEIPVLSDIPFIGNLLFHDVYSVSILAFVVAFVAWFVIYKTPFGLRLRAVGEHPMAADTMGINVSKMRYIAVMISGALAGVGGAAYAQTITLDFSASTIAGQGFMAIAALIFGKWHPLGTLGAALFFGLAQTLSIAGNQIPYIQEIPAVYLQILPYLLTILALAGFIGKATAPKASGQPYIKGKR; translated from the coding sequence ATGGGCTTTTTAGAAATGTTATACTTTATCGTCCCTTCTGCAATTTTATATGCCACACCGTTAATTTTCACGGGTATCGGTGGTGTATTTTCTGAGCGATCAGGTGTTGTCAACATCGGACTGGAAGGGTTAATGGTCGTCGGCGCCTTTGTCGGCATTTATGTCAACTTAGAATATTATGATCAATTCGGTTCTTCGGTTATTTGGATTGCGATATTAGCTGCATTAGTAATGGGTGCAATTTTCTCTTTACTGTTAGCTGTAGCCGCTGTGTCATTCCGTGCAGATCAAACTGTTACAGGGGTTGCCATCAACATGCTTGGTGCGGCTGTTACAGTATTCTTAGTGAAATTGATTTATGATAAAGGGCAAACGGATATGATTCAAGCGCCAATTAGACGCTTTGAAATTCCTGTGCTATCCGATATTCCGTTCATCGGCAATCTATTATTCCACGATGTATATAGTGTTTCGATTTTAGCGTTCGTTGTTGCCTTTGTGGCATGGTTCGTTATTTATAAAACGCCATTCGGATTACGTCTACGTGCAGTCGGGGAACACCCTATGGCTGCTGACACAATGGGTATTAATGTTTCAAAAATGCGTTATATAGCAGTAATGATTTCTGGTGCGCTTGCGGGTGTCGGTGGTGCTGCATATGCACAAACAATTACACTTGATTTCTCAGCATCAACAATTGCAGGTCAAGGATTCATGGCCATCGCTGCATTAATCTTTGGTAAATGGCATCCACTTGGTACTTTAGGTGCTGCTCTATTCTTCGGTTTAGCGCAAACTTTAAGTATTGCAGGAAACCAAATACCATATATTCAAGAAATTCCAGCTGTATATTTACAAATACTTCCGTACTTATTGACGATTCTTGCTTTAGCTGGATTTATCGGCAAAGCTACAGCGCCAAAAGCGTCCGGTCAACCGTATATTAAAGGTAAGCGATAA
- a CDS encoding GntR family transcriptional regulator, with protein sequence MSIKADHRHLYLQVIDRLKSDIEKGVYQENEKLPSEFELSKSLGVSRATLREALRLLEEENIIVRRHGVGTFVNPKPLFTSGIEHLSSVSSMIEQAGMEPGAIFMSATEDRPTEDDVARFQTDIDDNVITIERVRTADGEPVVYCIDKVPASYLPQEFLNNQDVSIFSALEQTGHIRVSYAITYIDPVGYHEEVSPILNCGPETALLVLKQFHYDDTDRLVLFSKNYFRADKFSFHVVRKRV encoded by the coding sequence ATGTCTATTAAAGCGGATCATCGTCATTTATACTTGCAAGTGATTGACCGATTGAAATCAGATATTGAAAAAGGTGTTTATCAAGAAAATGAAAAGCTCCCTTCAGAATTTGAATTATCGAAGTCACTTGGAGTAAGTCGTGCTACTCTTCGTGAGGCGCTGCGACTATTGGAAGAGGAAAATATCATCGTTCGTCGTCATGGCGTAGGCACTTTCGTAAATCCGAAACCGTTGTTTACATCGGGTATCGAGCATTTATCAAGTGTTTCTTCTATGATCGAACAGGCTGGGATGGAACCTGGCGCCATTTTTATGAGTGCTACCGAGGACAGACCAACTGAAGATGATGTAGCACGTTTCCAAACCGACATTGATGACAATGTTATCACGATTGAACGCGTAAGAACTGCAGATGGGGAACCTGTCGTTTATTGTATTGATAAAGTACCAGCAAGCTATCTGCCGCAAGAATTTTTAAACAATCAAGATGTATCGATTTTTTCGGCGCTCGAGCAGACAGGTCATATTCGTGTTTCCTATGCGATTACTTATATCGATCCAGTAGGTTACCACGAGGAAGTTTCGCCTATTTTAAACTGTGGGCCCGAGACGGCATTACTCGTTTTGAAACAATTTCATTACGACGATACGGACCGTCTTGTTCTTTTTTCGAAGAATTATTTCAGAGCTGATAAATTCAGCTTCCATGTAGTACGGAAACGGGTGTAG
- the yfmF gene encoding EF-P 5-aminopentanol modification-associated protein YfmF — MFLTTQLAKGVSLHIRQTTQFKTVNFSIKWRKPLTTKDAAERTVLSNVLQHSNERFKTSAAYRSYLDDLFGTVLYFDTSKRGNEHTLLLNAEAVNDQYLAHGNVLNEVLELLQTAIFKPNFEQGVFVPSIVEREKDMVVQRIQSIFDDKARYAQQRLTNILRPNHPASISANGTIETVQQITPQSLTEAYYSMINDDIIDIYVVGDVDVEDMTAKLKQALPFKDRDGFEKQTLTATEKPEQSYTKEQQEMKQGKLHMGYSTSVTFGHEDFPKMQIFNGIFGGYAHSKIFMNVRERESLAYYASSSYASQYGLVFVVSGIEPANENKAIEVIGEQLMSIQNGEITDLELTQTKAMLINQLKEALDSARGQIEIFDQYKGLNEQFTVELWTKRWQDVKKEDVQQMAKQLELEATYFLCGKED, encoded by the coding sequence TTGTTTTTAACGACACAATTAGCGAAAGGTGTTTCGCTACATATAAGACAAACGACACAATTTAAAACGGTGAATTTCTCAATAAAGTGGAGAAAGCCTTTGACGACAAAGGATGCAGCAGAACGAACAGTATTGTCAAATGTATTACAGCATAGTAATGAACGTTTCAAAACTTCAGCAGCATACCGTAGCTATTTAGATGATTTATTTGGAACAGTGCTTTATTTTGACACGTCTAAGCGTGGAAATGAGCATACACTTTTATTAAATGCAGAAGCAGTAAATGATCAATATTTAGCACATGGTAACGTATTAAATGAAGTGCTCGAACTGCTTCAAACGGCCATCTTCAAACCGAATTTTGAGCAAGGCGTATTTGTTCCTTCAATTGTTGAACGTGAAAAAGATATGGTTGTCCAACGTATCCAGTCGATTTTTGATGATAAAGCACGTTACGCACAGCAGCGTTTAACAAACATTCTACGTCCTAACCATCCTGCTTCAATTTCAGCAAATGGTACGATTGAAACGGTGCAGCAAATAACACCACAATCATTAACAGAAGCTTATTACTCAATGATAAATGACGATATTATTGACATTTATGTAGTTGGGGATGTAGATGTGGAGGACATGACGGCGAAACTGAAGCAGGCACTACCATTTAAAGACCGCGATGGCTTTGAGAAGCAGACATTAACTGCTACAGAAAAACCAGAACAATCTTATACAAAAGAACAACAAGAAATGAAGCAAGGGAAACTTCATATGGGCTATAGCACATCGGTTACATTTGGTCATGAGGATTTCCCAAAAATGCAAATTTTCAATGGGATTTTTGGGGGTTATGCACACTCAAAAATATTTATGAATGTACGCGAGCGCGAAAGCCTAGCCTACTATGCATCAAGCTCGTATGCATCTCAATACGGTCTTGTTTTTGTTGTATCTGGCATTGAGCCGGCGAATGAAAATAAAGCAATCGAAGTAATTGGCGAACAGTTAATGTCCATACAAAATGGTGAAATTACCGATTTAGAGCTAACACAAACAAAAGCGATGCTCATAAACCAGTTAAAAGAGGCATTAGACTCTGCTCGAGGACAAATCGAAATTTTTGATCAATATAAAGGTTTAAACGAACAATTTACAGTCGAACTTTGGACGAAGCGCTGGCAAGATGTAAAGAAGGAAGATGTGCAACAAATGGCGAAACAGCTAGAGCTAGAAGCAACTTATTTCTTATGCGGCAAGGAGGACTAA
- the yfmH gene encoding EF-P 5-aminopentanol modification-associated protein YfmH: MKTIEFKQLDETLYYKQLDNGLDVYILPKKGFSKTFVTFTTKYGSVDRSFVPIGGSEAITVPDGIAHFLEHKMFEKEDGDVFQKFSEVGAQANAFTSFTRTAYLFSATDHLYKSTETLLNFVQEPYFTEETVNKEKGIIGQEITMYDDQPDWRLYFGAIENMYHNHPVKIDIAGTVKSIDGITAEHLYTCYNTFYHPSNMLLFVIGAVDPVEMMAFIENDQSKKQFPEPTELTRLFDEEPTTVAVKEKVLHMDVQKPKVYVGLKAKETSLSGETMLKHELAVQIALECLFGRASSFYTDIYEQGLIDESYTYDFSLEKGFGFALIGSDSSNPDALVRTIKDRLDQAKQEVVFTEEDVERIKRKKIGFFLRALNSMEFIANQFTRYKFNDMNLFDAVPTLEKLTVKDITEAFQTIQGQEQQTVFKVLPVNEREV; encoded by the coding sequence GTGAAAACGATTGAATTTAAACAATTAGATGAAACGCTTTATTATAAACAGCTAGATAACGGCTTGGATGTTTACATTTTACCAAAAAAAGGCTTCTCTAAAACATTTGTAACGTTCACAACGAAATATGGTTCCGTTGATCGATCATTTGTACCAATTGGCGGGTCAGAAGCGATTACAGTTCCAGACGGCATCGCACACTTTTTAGAGCATAAAATGTTTGAAAAAGAAGACGGTGATGTGTTCCAAAAGTTTAGTGAGGTTGGTGCACAGGCAAATGCATTCACATCCTTTACACGCACGGCGTATTTATTTTCAGCAACGGACCATCTTTATAAAAGTACGGAAACATTACTGAATTTCGTGCAAGAACCTTATTTTACAGAAGAAACGGTAAATAAGGAAAAGGGCATTATTGGTCAGGAAATTACGATGTATGATGATCAGCCGGATTGGCGTTTGTATTTTGGTGCAATTGAAAATATGTATCATAATCATCCAGTAAAAATTGATATCGCTGGTACTGTGAAGTCAATAGATGGGATTACAGCAGAGCACTTATATACTTGCTACAATACGTTCTATCACCCATCGAATATGCTCTTATTCGTTATCGGCGCTGTAGACCCAGTAGAGATGATGGCTTTCATTGAAAATGATCAAAGCAAAAAACAATTCCCTGAACCAACAGAGTTAACCCGTTTATTTGATGAGGAACCAACAACCGTCGCAGTGAAAGAAAAAGTGCTGCATATGGATGTACAAAAACCAAAAGTATATGTTGGCTTGAAGGCGAAAGAAACTTCACTTAGTGGCGAGACGATGTTAAAGCATGAGTTAGCGGTCCAAATAGCGTTAGAATGCTTATTTGGTCGTGCATCGAGCTTTTATACAGACATTTACGAGCAAGGCTTAATCGACGAATCGTATACGTATGATTTCTCACTAGAAAAAGGCTTTGGCTTCGCATTAATCGGCTCAGATTCATCAAATCCGGATGCATTAGTACGTACAATAAAAGACAGGCTCGATCAGGCAAAGCAGGAAGTAGTATTCACCGAAGAAGATGTAGAACGTATTAAACGAAAAAAAATCGGGTTTTTCTTACGAGCGCTTAATTCGATGGAGTTTATCGCCAACCAGTTTACACGTTATAAATTCAATGATATGAATTTATTTGACGCTGTACCGACCCTTGAAAAGTTAACGGTTAAAGATATTACAGAAGCATTCCAAACAATTCAAGGGCAAGAGCAACAAACTGTCTTTAAAGTACTTCCAGTAAACGAGCGCGAGGTATAA
- a CDS encoding BMP family lipoprotein, with the protein MKKRKFGLLISSVVATGAILGACGAEEDTSKPDTSKTDEGTTATEETATGDFSVAMVTDVGGVDDKSFNQSAWEGIQQFGKDNSLAEGDGGYAYLQSASDADYNTNLYNLLRRDFDLVFGVGFMMGDAMGEIAGENPDNQFALIDSVVDAPNVASIMFKEQEGAFLAGVVAASMSESGKIGFVGGVNIPVINRFHAGFVEGAKAVNPDIEVQVNYTEAFDDASKGKIAANAMYSSGVDIIFHAAGATGNGVFSEAKERKAKDANANVWVIGVDADQYAEGQVDAATNITLTSMLKGVNNAVVDISTRAKNGEFPGGETITYGLAEDGVGLADSRGAIPQEVLDLVEDYKAKIAAGEIVVPEAAK; encoded by the coding sequence ATGAAAAAGCGTAAATTTGGTTTATTAATCTCATCTGTTGTTGCAACTGGTGCTATTTTAGGTGCTTGTGGTGCTGAGGAAGACACTTCAAAACCTGACACTTCTAAAACGGACGAAGGTACAACTGCTACTGAAGAAACAGCTACTGGCGATTTCTCTGTAGCAATGGTAACTGACGTTGGTGGCGTTGATGACAAATCATTCAACCAGTCAGCTTGGGAAGGTATTCAACAATTTGGTAAAGATAACAGCCTAGCTGAAGGTGATGGCGGTTATGCTTACTTACAATCAGCTTCAGATGCTGACTACAATACTAACCTATACAACTTATTACGTCGTGACTTCGATTTAGTATTCGGGGTTGGTTTCATGATGGGTGACGCAATGGGAGAAATTGCTGGCGAAAATCCAGATAATCAATTTGCACTTATCGATTCAGTAGTAGATGCGCCAAACGTAGCGTCTATTATGTTCAAAGAGCAAGAGGGTGCTTTCCTTGCTGGTGTAGTTGCAGCTTCAATGTCTGAATCAGGTAAAATCGGTTTCGTAGGTGGCGTAAACATTCCAGTAATCAACCGCTTCCATGCTGGTTTCGTAGAGGGTGCAAAAGCAGTTAACCCTGATATCGAAGTCCAAGTAAACTATACTGAAGCTTTCGATGACGCATCTAAAGGTAAAATTGCTGCTAACGCGATGTACTCTTCAGGCGTAGATATTATATTCCACGCTGCTGGTGCAACGGGTAACGGTGTATTCTCTGAAGCGAAAGAGCGTAAAGCAAAAGACGCGAACGCAAACGTATGGGTAATCGGTGTAGATGCTGACCAATACGCTGAAGGTCAAGTCGATGCTGCAACAAATATTACATTAACTTCTATGCTTAAAGGTGTAAATAATGCAGTAGTAGATATTTCTACACGTGCTAAAAACGGTGAATTCCCAGGTGGAGAAACAATCACTTACGGTTTAGCAGAAGACGGTGTAGGCCTGGCTGACTCACGCGGCGCAATTCCACAAGAAGTTTTAGACCTAGTAGAAGACTACAAAGCTAAAATTGCTGCTGGTGAAATTGTAGTTCCAGAAGCAGCTAAATAA